The Streptomyces sp. NBC_00335 DNA window AACCTCCGCGTCCGCCTCCTGCTCCGGGGCGTCCAGCAGCTCGTAGACCCGCTCCGCGGAGGCGACGCCGGACTGCACCAGGTTCGCCATGGAGGCGACCTGCGTCAGCGGCATCGAGAACTGGCGCGTGTACTGGATGAAGGCCTGGACGTCACCGATCGACAGGGTGCCCGAGGCCACCTTCAGACCGCCGACGACCGCGACGAGCACGTAGTTGATGTTCGAGATGAACAGCATCACCGGCTGCATGATCCCGCTGACCAGCTGCGCCTTGAAGGAGGCCCGGTACAGCGCCTCGTTCTGCTCGGCGAACAGGGCCGCGGACTCCTTCTGCCGGCCGAAGACCTTGACCAGGGTGTGGCCCGAGTACATCTCCTCGACGTGCGCGTTCAGGGCGCCCGTGGACTTCCACTGCGCCACGAACTGCGGCTGTGACTTCTTGCCGATCTTCGCGGCCACGTACGCGGACACCGGGATGGTCACCAGCGCGACCAGCGCCAGCACCGGCGAGATCCAGAACATCATCGCGAGCACGCCGACGATCGTCAGGAGCGAGTTGAGCAGCTGACCCATCGTCTGCTGGATCGTCTGCCCGATGTTGTCGATGTCGTTCGTGGCCCGGCTGAGCACCTCGCCGCGCTTCTGCTGGTCGAAGTACGACAGCGGCAGCCGCGAGAGCTTCGCCTGGAGCTGCTCGCGCATCCGGTAGACGGTGCCGTTCATGATGTGGTTCGACAGCCGGGTGGCGACCAGCATCAGCAGACCGGCGACCGTGAAGACGGCCAGCGCCCACAGCGCCACCGACCCGACCGCGCCGAAGTCGATGCCCTTGCCCGGGGTGAAGTCGGTGCCGGACAGCATGTCCGCCATCCCGCCGTCGCCCCTGGCGCGCAGAGCGTCCAGCGCCTGCTGCTTGCTGAGGCCCTTGTCGAAGCTCCGGCCGACGATCCCCGCGAACACGAGGTCGGTGGCCTCGCCGAGGATCTTCGGCCCGGTCACCGACGCGGCGACGCTGCCGACGACCGCGAGGATCATGCCCCACAGCTTGGCCCGGTCGCGCGCCAGCGCGGCCAGCAGCCGCTTGCCCGAGCCCTTGAAGTCCATGGACCGCGTCGTCGGCGGTCCCATCATCATCCGTCCTCCGGGCCCGCTCACGCCGCCTCCGCTTCCGTCAGCTGGGAGAGCACGATCTCCCGGTAGGTCTCATTGCCGGCCATCAGCTCGTGGTGGCGCCCCTCGCCCACCACCTGCCCCTCGTCGAGGACGATGATCCGGTCCGCGTCGCGGATCGTGGAGACCCGCTGGGCGACGATGACCACGGTCGCCTCCTCGGTCTCGCGGGCGAGCGCGGAGCGCAGCGCCGCGTCCGTGGCGTAGTCCAGGGCCGAGAACGAGTCGTCGAACAGGTAGATCTCCGGGCGCTGTACGAGCGTGCGCGCGATCGCGAGCCGCTGGCGCTGGCCGCCGGAGACGTTGGTGCCGCCCTGGGTGATCGGGGCGTCGAGCCCGCCCTCCAGCTCGGACACGAAGCCCTTGGCCTGCGCGACCTCCAGCGCGTGCCAGAGCTCCTCGTCGGTGGCCTCGGGGCGCCCGTAGCGCAGGTTGCTGGCGACGGTGCCGGAGAAGAGGTACGGCTTCTGCGGCACCATGCCGACGGTCTTGGCGAGCAGGTCGGGGTCGAGGCGCCGTACGTCCTCCCCGTCCACGAGCACGTCGCCGCCGGTCGCGTCGAACAGCCGGGGGATCAGCCCCAGCAGCGTGGACTTGCCGCTGCCGGTGGAGCCGATCACCGCGGTGGTCTCGCCGGGGCGGGCCACGAGGTCGACCCCGCGCAGGACGGGGGCCTCGGCGCCCGGGTAGCGGAAGTCGGCGCCGCGCAGTTCCAGGCGGCCGTGGTGGAGCAGCTTACGGACCGGGTCGGTGGGCGGGACCACGCTGGATTCGGTGTCCAGGACCTCCTGGACGCGCTCGGCGCAGACCTCGGCGCGCGGCACCATCATGAACATGAAGGTGGCCATCATCACGGACATGACGATCTGCATCAGGTAGGCGAGGAACGCCGTCAGCTGGCCGATCTCCATCCCGCCGGCGTCGATGCGCATCGCGCCGAACCAGACGACGGCGACGCTGGAGATGTTCACGACCACGATCACGGTCGGGAACATCAGGGCGAGCAGCTTGCCGGCCGCCAGCGAGACGCCGGTGAGGTCGGCGTTGGCCTCGCGGAAGCGCTCCTTCTCGTAGTCGTCGCGGATGAAGGCGCGGATCACCCGGTTGCCGGTGATCTGCTCGCGCAGGACCCGGTTGACCGTGTCCAGGCGGGTCTGCATCTTCCGGAACAGCGGGCGGGTCTTCAGCACGATGGCGCCGACCGACAGGCCGAGGATCGGGACCACCGCGAGCAGCACGCCCGAGAGCTTCACGTCCAGCGAGAGCGCCATGAAGATGCCGCCGACGCACATGATCGGCGCGGAGACCATGAGCGTGAAGGTCATCAGCACGAGCATCTGGATCTGCTGCACGTCGTTCGTCGTACGGGTGATCAGCGACGGGGCGCCGAAGTGGCCGAGCTCGCGCGCGGAGAAGCTCTGCACGCGGTCGAAGACGCCGGCCCGGACGTCCCGGCCGAAGGCCGCGGCGGTGCGGGCGCCGTAGTAGACGGCGCCGACGTTGCAGACGAGCTGGACCAGCGAGACGCCGAGCATCAGTGCGCCGAAGCGCAGGATGTAGCCGGTGTCGCCGTTCACGACACCGTTGTCAATGATGTCGGCGTTCAGCGTGGGCAGGTAGAGGCTCGCGCTGGTCTGCAGCAGTTG harbors:
- a CDS encoding ABC transporter ATP-binding protein, coding for MLIRLLRTHLGPYRKPIAVLVLLQLLQTSASLYLPTLNADIIDNGVVNGDTGYILRFGALMLGVSLVQLVCNVGAVYYGARTAAAFGRDVRAGVFDRVQSFSARELGHFGAPSLITRTTNDVQQIQMLVLMTFTLMVSAPIMCVGGIFMALSLDVKLSGVLLAVVPILGLSVGAIVLKTRPLFRKMQTRLDTVNRVLREQITGNRVIRAFIRDDYEKERFREANADLTGVSLAAGKLLALMFPTVIVVVNISSVAVVWFGAMRIDAGGMEIGQLTAFLAYLMQIVMSVMMATFMFMMVPRAEVCAERVQEVLDTESSVVPPTDPVRKLLHHGRLELRGADFRYPGAEAPVLRGVDLVARPGETTAVIGSTGSGKSTLLGLIPRLFDATGGDVLVDGEDVRRLDPDLLAKTVGMVPQKPYLFSGTVASNLRYGRPEATDEELWHALEVAQAKGFVSELEGGLDAPITQGGTNVSGGQRQRLAIARTLVQRPEIYLFDDSFSALDYATDAALRSALARETEEATVVIVAQRVSTIRDADRIIVLDEGQVVGEGRHHELMAGNETYREIVLSQLTEAEAA
- a CDS encoding ABC transporter ATP-binding protein yields the protein MSGPGGRMMMGPPTTRSMDFKGSGKRLLAALARDRAKLWGMILAVVGSVAASVTGPKILGEATDLVFAGIVGRSFDKGLSKQQALDALRARGDGGMADMLSGTDFTPGKGIDFGAVGSVALWALAVFTVAGLLMLVATRLSNHIMNGTVYRMREQLQAKLSRLPLSYFDQQKRGEVLSRATNDIDNIGQTIQQTMGQLLNSLLTIVGVLAMMFWISPVLALVALVTIPVSAYVAAKIGKKSQPQFVAQWKSTGALNAHVEEMYSGHTLVKVFGRQKESAALFAEQNEALYRASFKAQLVSGIMQPVMLFISNINYVLVAVVGGLKVASGTLSIGDVQAFIQYTRQFSMPLTQVASMANLVQSGVASAERVYELLDAPEQEADAEVPERPENLRGHVTFDKVAFRYEPDKPLIENLSLSVDPGQTVAIVGPTGAGKTTLVNLLMRFYEVTGGEIALDGVDIAKMTREELRSGIGMVLQDTWLFGGTIAENIAYGATREVTRAEVEEAARAAHADRFVRTLPEGYDTVLDDEGAGVSAGEKQLITIARAFLSDPVILVLDEATSSVDTRTEVLIQKAMARLAHGRTSFVIAHRLSTIRDADLILVMESGSIVEQGTHEELLLSGGAYARLYAAQFAQAVAEVD